Proteins encoded together in one Hymenobacter monticola window:
- a CDS encoding diacylglycerol/lipid kinase family protein: MPKTCFILNPKAGPSRRHDMPALIAQHFGTREANYEIRQTEYAGHAVELAQQAAAEGFAVVAAVGGDGTVNEVGRGLLGTEAAMGIIPQGSGNGLARHLKVPLGLPAALRRLAAPAFSRMDVGVMNGHPFFCTAGLGFDAHVSQHFAQAGSRGLSTYLRVTLREYRRYRPVAVEVYLAGQHLATDCYVLAFANASQYGNNAYIAPLADLRDGLLDVCLIDALPAGRAFRVSLAMALGTLPQSKAAEYFRVPQARVQAVVPIGFHVDGDYLGHATEFSVELMPLALAVAV, from the coding sequence TTGCCCAAAACCTGCTTCATCCTCAACCCCAAAGCGGGCCCCAGCCGCCGACACGACATGCCGGCGCTCATTGCCCAACACTTTGGGACGCGGGAGGCCAACTACGAAATCCGGCAAACCGAATACGCCGGGCACGCTGTGGAGCTTGCCCAACAGGCAGCGGCCGAGGGATTTGCGGTGGTGGCGGCGGTGGGCGGCGACGGCACGGTGAACGAAGTGGGGCGGGGCCTGCTGGGGACGGAGGCGGCTATGGGCATCATTCCGCAGGGCTCGGGTAATGGCCTGGCGCGCCACCTCAAGGTGCCGCTGGGCTTGCCGGCGGCGTTGCGGCGGCTGGCCGCACCCGCATTCAGCCGCATGGACGTGGGCGTGATGAACGGGCACCCGTTTTTCTGCACCGCCGGCCTGGGCTTCGACGCGCACGTGAGCCAGCACTTTGCCCAGGCCGGCTCGCGCGGGCTGAGCACCTACCTACGCGTGACGCTGCGCGAGTACCGCCGCTACCGCCCGGTGGCCGTGGAAGTGTACCTGGCCGGCCAGCACCTGGCCACCGACTGCTACGTGCTGGCCTTCGCCAACGCCTCGCAGTATGGCAACAACGCCTACATCGCGCCCCTGGCCGACCTTCGCGACGGCCTGCTCGACGTGTGCCTGATTGATGCGCTGCCCGCCGGCCGGGCCTTTCGGGTGAGCCTGGCCATGGCCCTGGGCACGCTGCCCCAAAGCAAAGCGGCGGAGTATTTTAGGGTGCCGCAGGCCCGGGTGCAAGCCGTGGTGCCCATCGGCTTCCACGTCGACGGCGACTACCTGGGGCACGCCACCGAGTTCAGCGTGGAGCTGATGCCGCTGGCATTAGCCGTGGCAGTTTAA
- a CDS encoding group III truncated hemoglobin: MTSSLLPDIQTEADINALLHTFYEKVGLDERLGPLFQADAQVHWPQPLVTMRAFWQRVLLRTGGQDGWPFPSHLVLPAEGDFFQRWRRLFLAAVEENFTGPIAEAAKATAQEVARRFEYQRPPRPLLSFLKHEV; this comes from the coding sequence ATGACTTCTTCCCTGCTTCCCGACATCCAAACCGAGGCCGACATCAACGCCCTGCTCCACACGTTCTACGAAAAAGTGGGCCTGGATGAGCGGCTCGGTCCGCTCTTTCAGGCCGATGCGCAGGTGCACTGGCCCCAGCCGCTCGTGACCATGCGCGCCTTCTGGCAGCGCGTGTTGCTCCGCACCGGCGGCCAGGACGGCTGGCCCTTCCCCAGCCACCTGGTGCTGCCCGCCGAGGGCGATTTTTTTCAGCGCTGGCGGCGGCTTTTCCTGGCCGCCGTGGAGGAAAACTTTACCGGCCCCATCGCCGAGGCCGCGAAGGCCACCGCCCAGGAGGTAGCCCGACGGTTTGAGTACCAGCGCCCGCCCCGCCCGCTGCTCAGCTTTTTGAAGCACGAAGTATAG
- a CDS encoding mandelate racemase/muconate lactonizing enzyme family protein yields the protein MNKIKSFNVFTAKANLKKPISDATHTLTEISFLVLRITTETGVVGEAYLLSFQYSPLAIAGALKDAGNRVLGAEVSDTVKVFEHLNHANEYFGMEGINRWAQAAYNIAMWDAWCKILGQPIWKVLGTSRTEVPIYGSGGWISYSVEELIGEVSGYKARGFRAVKIKVGKPDWREDLERLRLVREAVGLDIGIMMDANQGMTVPNALALARAARELNIQWFEEPIAHDDYQGYQLLRTQAGISLAMGEREYSTLPLRELLQRNAIDIWQPDILRLGGVEAWRNSAALAGSFNIPVLPHYYKDYDIPLLCTIPNGAGAESFDWIDPLIDHPLEIVNGLARPHNRPGWGFGFKDAGLTEI from the coding sequence ATGAATAAAATAAAGAGCTTCAACGTCTTCACCGCCAAAGCCAATCTAAAAAAACCCATTTCCGACGCCACCCACACGCTCACGGAAATCTCGTTTCTGGTGCTGCGCATCACCACCGAAACCGGCGTGGTGGGCGAGGCCTACCTGCTCAGCTTTCAGTACAGCCCGCTCGCCATTGCCGGGGCGCTGAAGGACGCCGGCAACCGGGTGCTCGGGGCCGAAGTATCGGACACGGTGAAGGTGTTCGAGCACCTCAACCACGCCAATGAGTACTTTGGCATGGAGGGCATCAACCGCTGGGCGCAGGCCGCCTACAACATTGCCATGTGGGACGCCTGGTGCAAAATCCTGGGCCAGCCCATCTGGAAAGTGCTGGGCACGTCGCGCACCGAAGTGCCCATCTACGGCAGCGGCGGCTGGATTTCCTATTCCGTCGAAGAGCTCATCGGCGAGGTGAGCGGCTATAAGGCGCGCGGCTTCCGGGCGGTGAAAATCAAGGTAGGCAAGCCCGACTGGCGCGAAGACCTGGAACGCCTGCGGCTGGTGCGCGAGGCCGTGGGCCTCGACATTGGCATCATGATGGACGCCAACCAGGGCATGACCGTGCCCAACGCGCTGGCCCTGGCCCGCGCCGCCCGCGAGCTCAACATCCAGTGGTTTGAGGAGCCCATTGCCCACGACGATTATCAGGGCTACCAGTTGCTGCGCACCCAGGCGGGTATTTCGCTGGCCATGGGCGAGCGCGAATACTCTACGCTGCCGCTGCGCGAACTGCTTCAGCGCAACGCCATCGACATCTGGCAGCCCGACATCCTGCGGCTGGGGGGAGTGGAAGCCTGGCGCAACAGCGCCGCGCTGGCCGGCAGCTTCAACATTCCGGTGCTGCCGCACTATTACAAAGACTACGACATTCCGCTGCTCTGCACCATTCCCAACGGCGCCGGCGCCGAATCTTTCGACTGGATAGACCCGCTCATCGACCACCCGCTGGAAATCGTGAACGGCCTGGCCCGTCCGCACAACCGCCCGGGCTGGGGTTTCGGCTTCAAGGATGCTGGCTTGACGGAAATTTAG
- a CDS encoding SDR family NAD(P)-dependent oxidoreductase: protein MTLAQCGADVFALSRSGGIKVAQEGLVPENITFQKLDVTNEAAIKEVFDATGADGGIDVLINNAGITQRKRAEALSTAEWEAIHAVNVTSVFNCCRLAFPYLSKSPHVGRIINTSSMASYLGFAEVVPYSSSKSAVLGITRGLAVEWSQSNVLVNSVSPGWFPSEMSQQVMDAGRRQKILQRMPLHRFGRPEELSAHVCFLAPPSATYITGQDFSVDGGALAFGF, encoded by the coding sequence ATTACGCTGGCTCAATGCGGCGCCGACGTGTTTGCCCTGAGCCGCTCCGGCGGCATCAAGGTGGCCCAGGAAGGACTGGTGCCCGAAAACATTACCTTCCAGAAGCTGGACGTGACCAATGAAGCGGCCATCAAGGAAGTGTTCGACGCCACCGGCGCCGACGGGGGCATCGATGTGCTGATAAACAACGCCGGCATCACGCAGCGCAAGCGGGCCGAGGCACTTAGCACGGCCGAGTGGGAGGCCATTCACGCCGTGAACGTGACCAGCGTGTTCAACTGCTGCCGGCTCGCATTTCCGTACCTGAGCAAGTCGCCGCACGTCGGGCGCATCATCAACACCTCCTCGATGGCTTCCTACCTCGGGTTTGCAGAGGTGGTGCCGTATAGCTCCAGCAAGTCGGCGGTGCTGGGCATCACCCGGGGCCTGGCCGTGGAGTGGAGCCAATCGAACGTCTTGGTCAATTCTGTATCGCCCGGCTGGTTTCCGTCCGAAATGAGCCAGCAGGTGATGGACGCCGGCCGCCGGCAAAAAATCCTGCAGCGCATGCCCCTGCACCGTTTTGGCCGGCCCGAGGAGTTGTCGGCGCATGTGTGCTTCCTGGCCCCGCCCAGCGCCACCTACATCACCGGCCAGGATTTCAGCGTGGACGGCGGGGCGCTGGCGTTTGGGTTTTGA
- a CDS encoding tyrosine-type recombinase/integrase, with the protein MKTKTTAASLQLRNPNGKLSTLTVEYRDPESKFKRISTGVKVVNTKSAKGEYMYFDGETIKANGSPDPKTDTQTARELLADTNAVIDALERKLKRWPLVSELTAALATQAAPKPDTLTVVAAIENYMQHEGHDWAPSTIKSHRTLINCIKHYEATNNKELIAASITVEDVKAFQVWLRETQDYENSTLGRRVTILKKVLRHVGMSQPLALNTDQIKPLHTLAEKKPFTLSFADIKAILALDLPTGGYLERTRDLLILQTMTGLRWSDIERLQASHITSQGVLIAATKTTKYVAAPLLEPGRGVINKYTTETGSLELPRRSNQKQNKYLKELAQMVPSLDRPVTVIIDKGARTKEETVQAWEAVSTHTARRSLITCALDLGLPIHVVKSWSGHSSMSAFLRYVNPHNILQESADKFNTAFLAKIS; encoded by the coding sequence GTGAAGACCAAAACCACCGCTGCCAGTCTGCAACTCCGTAACCCCAACGGCAAGCTTTCAACGCTTACAGTCGAGTACCGGGACCCCGAAAGCAAATTCAAGCGGATATCTACCGGCGTGAAGGTTGTCAACACGAAAAGCGCCAAAGGGGAGTACATGTACTTTGATGGGGAAACAATCAAGGCCAACGGCTCCCCAGACCCCAAAACCGACACACAGACGGCCCGCGAACTCCTTGCCGATACCAACGCCGTAATCGATGCCTTAGAGCGCAAGTTGAAGCGGTGGCCCCTCGTTTCCGAACTCACAGCCGCACTGGCAACCCAAGCGGCCCCGAAGCCCGATACGCTTACCGTGGTGGCTGCCATTGAAAACTACATGCAGCACGAAGGGCACGACTGGGCACCCTCTACCATTAAATCCCACCGGACCCTTATCAACTGCATCAAACACTACGAAGCGACAAACAACAAAGAGCTAATTGCTGCCAGCATAACGGTTGAAGACGTGAAAGCCTTCCAAGTCTGGCTGCGCGAAACCCAAGACTACGAAAATTCAACGCTTGGGCGGCGCGTGACGATACTCAAAAAGGTATTGCGGCACGTGGGCATGTCGCAGCCCCTTGCGCTCAACACAGACCAAATAAAGCCACTTCACACCCTCGCAGAAAAGAAGCCTTTCACCCTCAGTTTTGCCGATATCAAGGCAATACTAGCTCTTGACTTACCCACGGGCGGCTACTTGGAGCGGACACGGGACTTGCTAATTCTCCAAACCATGACGGGCCTACGTTGGTCCGATATTGAGAGACTACAAGCCAGCCACATTACCTCACAAGGGGTATTGATAGCAGCCACAAAAACAACCAAATACGTAGCTGCTCCCTTGCTTGAACCCGGTAGGGGAGTTATCAACAAATACACCACGGAAACCGGTAGCTTGGAACTACCCCGGCGCTCTAACCAGAAACAGAATAAATATCTGAAAGAGCTTGCTCAGATGGTCCCCAGCTTAGACCGGCCCGTTACCGTCATTATCGACAAAGGAGCCCGCACAAAGGAAGAAACGGTACAAGCTTGGGAAGCGGTAAGCACCCATACCGCCCGGCGTTCCCTCATTACGTGCGCCCTCGACTTGGGGCTCCCGATTCACGTGGTAAAATCCTGGAGCGGCCATTCCTCAATGTCTGCTTTCCTTCGTTACGTCAACCCTCACAACATCCTACAAGAATCGGCAGACAAGTTCAATACTGCCTTTCTAGCGAAAATCAGCTAG
- a CDS encoding universal stress protein, which translates to MKPSLLILTDFFPAANKALDYATCLAEPLKARLVLLHVRRDSLLDPEMFTGASAHESPQAATLALRSAARQTTVPLEAEVGHGQVAPAAAEAVREHHPLLVVLGRPDYSDTPDELVQTASLDLLRHAPYPMLVVPHGVAGARPPRRVLLAVDGEPFSLGDHQAAAHHILTALGAEVTVFHAVPTTGPNELPPLVLDSVLRTGLTLGLSAVQCHSVVSAHPATAILEAAQSGAYDLVVLMARRRSFMGRLFHRSVTAQVLVASPLPVLVLPAG; encoded by the coding sequence ATGAAACCCTCCCTGCTCATCCTCACCGATTTCTTTCCGGCCGCCAACAAGGCCCTGGACTATGCCACTTGCCTGGCCGAACCCCTGAAGGCCCGCCTGGTGCTGCTGCACGTGCGCCGCGACTCCCTGCTGGACCCCGAAATGTTCACCGGCGCGAGCGCGCACGAAAGCCCGCAGGCCGCCACCCTGGCCCTGCGCAGCGCGGCCCGCCAAACCACCGTGCCCCTGGAGGCTGAAGTGGGCCACGGCCAGGTGGCGCCCGCCGCGGCCGAAGCCGTGCGCGAGCACCACCCGCTGCTGGTGGTGCTGGGCCGCCCCGACTACTCAGACACGCCCGACGAGCTGGTGCAAACCGCCTCGCTCGACCTGCTCCGCCACGCCCCCTACCCCATGCTGGTGGTGCCCCACGGCGTGGCCGGCGCGCGCCCGCCGCGCCGCGTGCTGCTGGCCGTCGACGGTGAGCCGTTCTCCTTGGGCGACCACCAAGCCGCCGCGCACCACATCCTGACCGCGCTGGGGGCCGAAGTCACCGTTTTCCACGCAGTGCCCACAACCGGCCCCAATGAGTTGCCGCCCCTCGTGCTCGATTCAGTCCTGCGCACGGGCCTCACCCTGGGGCTGTCGGCGGTGCAGTGCCACTCCGTGGTGAGCGCGCATCCCGCCACCGCCATTCTGGAAGCGGCCCAGTCGGGAGCCTACGACCTGGTGGTGCTCATGGCCCGGCGGCGCAGCTTCATGGGCCGCCTGTTCCACCGCAGCGTTACGGCGCAAGTGCTGGTGGCCAGCCCGCTGCCGGTTCTGGTGCTGCCGGCCGGCTAA
- a CDS encoding GDSL-type esterase/lipase family protein, whose translation MKKLLLFLLLLPALLPAQAPAASDKALNIFTLGDSNGTFPHSWPRQLELALPRAQVFNISKSGRTVGFVNNGDSTLNSLLVIDENLRKAAEFTQGRPFDFVVLELGTNDAKAVFADRQKEVPANLEQLITKIKTCPYPAIRQARIIIISPPPYGAKAEALPKYQGGDARVRALSTAFQKVAKRTHCLFVNGYQTPGLDINAMTADGLHLDATASQLLVAPVLTIMARQVRSWRAAAPSLCCFSI comes from the coding sequence ATGAAAAAGCTTCTCCTGTTTCTGCTGCTCCTGCCGGCCCTGCTGCCCGCGCAAGCCCCGGCGGCTTCGGACAAGGCCCTCAACATCTTTACCCTGGGCGACAGCAACGGCACGTTTCCGCACAGTTGGCCCCGGCAGTTGGAACTGGCCCTGCCCCGCGCGCAAGTCTTCAACATCAGCAAATCGGGCCGCACCGTTGGCTTTGTCAACAACGGCGACAGCACGCTGAATTCGCTGCTGGTCATCGATGAGAATCTGCGGAAAGCGGCGGAGTTTACCCAGGGTCGGCCGTTCGATTTTGTGGTGCTGGAGCTGGGCACCAACGACGCCAAAGCCGTTTTTGCCGACCGCCAGAAAGAAGTACCGGCCAACCTGGAGCAGCTCATTACCAAAATCAAAACCTGCCCCTACCCCGCCATCCGCCAGGCCCGCATTATCATCATCTCGCCCCCGCCCTACGGCGCCAAAGCCGAAGCCCTGCCCAAATACCAGGGCGGCGACGCGCGGGTGCGCGCCTTGAGCACCGCCTTCCAGAAGGTTGCGAAGCGCACCCACTGTCTGTTTGTGAACGGCTACCAGACGCCGGGCCTCGACATCAACGCCATGACTGCCGACGGCCTGCACCTCGATGCCACTGCTTCCCAGTTGCTGGTGGCGCCCGTGCTGACCATCATGGCGCGGCAGGTTCGTTCCTGGCGCGCGGCAGCGCCTTCTCTATGCTGCTTCTCTATCTAA
- a CDS encoding DUF4272 domain-containing protein → MNTRRFNCLSVAQRLIGCLALVLSACNEPATQEARTGVPVEHITPTPDQQARRARSEAYCRARGVPLYHNPDALFTDSEAATRIRTPDEVVDRALALCFIGLKSEGLSPARLAAMDRAYHISSKLSPLERAYVEAAQPTRQQRLDANWRYEGLHVLLWALGYADTLDYPDHLCNVAHDAAIIHDLSERQFRTRARLRSKRELLDQADLVLRLDWACNEARVTQQPVAGNLNPEVVVERHHALNWLIGYLDQAWDDVSTDT, encoded by the coding sequence ATGAACACTCGCCGGTTTAATTGCCTTTCGGTGGCCCAACGGCTCATTGGCTGCCTGGCCCTGGTGCTTTCGGCCTGCAACGAGCCCGCGACGCAGGAGGCCCGTACCGGAGTGCCGGTCGAGCACATCACTCCCACCCCCGACCAGCAAGCGCGCCGGGCCAGGTCGGAAGCGTACTGCCGGGCCCGTGGCGTGCCCCTCTACCACAATCCCGACGCGCTGTTCACGGATTCGGAAGCGGCAACCCGAATCCGGACCCCGGACGAGGTGGTGGACCGGGCGCTGGCGCTGTGCTTTATCGGGCTGAAGAGCGAGGGACTTTCGCCGGCACGCCTGGCAGCAATGGACCGGGCCTACCACATTTCCTCCAAGCTCTCGCCGCTGGAGCGGGCCTACGTGGAGGCGGCGCAGCCCACCCGGCAGCAGCGGCTCGACGCCAACTGGCGCTACGAGGGCCTGCACGTGCTGCTCTGGGCGCTGGGCTACGCCGACACCCTGGACTACCCCGACCACCTGTGCAACGTGGCCCACGACGCAGCCATCATCCACGACCTTTCGGAGCGGCAGTTTCGGACGCGGGCGCGGCTGCGCAGCAAGCGCGAGCTGCTGGACCAGGCCGACCTCGTGCTGCGACTTGACTGGGCCTGCAACGAGGCCCGCGTGACCCAGCAGCCGGTGGCCGGCAACCTCAATCCGGAAGTGGTAGTGGAGCGGCACCACGCCCTGAACTGGCTGATTGGCTACCTGGACCAGGCGTGGGATGACGTTTCGACCGATACCTGA
- the gap gene encoding type I glyceraldehyde-3-phosphate dehydrogenase: MAKIKVAINGFGRIGRLTFKSLLGRDNVEIVAINDLTDNKTLAHLLKYDSVHGRFDGTVSYDEESLTVNGVKIAALAERDPKLLPWGKMGVDVVLESTGRFVDEAGAGQHITAGAKKVVISAPATGNIPTVVLGVNEDILTGSETILSNASCTTNCLAPMAKVLDDAFGIEKGYITTVHAYTSDQNLQDAPHKDLRRARAAAYSIIPTSTGAAKAVGLVLPKLKGKLDGLAMRVPVPDGSMTDLTVILKKEVTKEEINAALKAAAEGTMKGIIEYVTDPIVSIDIVGNTYSCIFDSELTSANGTLAKVIGWYDNETGYSTRTADLIQKLGEQMNG; encoded by the coding sequence ATGGCTAAAATTAAAGTCGCCATCAACGGCTTCGGTCGCATTGGCCGCCTCACTTTCAAATCGCTGCTGGGCCGCGACAACGTGGAAATCGTTGCCATCAACGACCTGACCGACAACAAAACCCTGGCCCACCTGCTGAAGTACGACTCCGTGCACGGCCGCTTCGACGGCACCGTGAGCTACGACGAGGAAAGCCTGACTGTGAACGGCGTGAAGATTGCCGCCCTCGCCGAGCGCGACCCCAAGCTCCTGCCCTGGGGCAAAATGGGCGTTGACGTGGTGCTCGAATCCACCGGCCGCTTCGTAGACGAAGCCGGCGCTGGCCAGCACATCACCGCCGGTGCCAAGAAGGTAGTGATTTCGGCTCCCGCCACCGGCAACATCCCCACCGTGGTACTGGGCGTGAACGAAGACATCCTCACCGGCTCCGAAACCATCCTCAGCAACGCCAGCTGCACCACCAACTGCCTGGCCCCGATGGCCAAGGTGTTGGACGACGCTTTCGGCATCGAGAAAGGCTACATCACCACGGTGCACGCCTACACCTCCGACCAGAACCTGCAGGACGCCCCCCACAAGGACCTGCGCCGCGCCCGCGCCGCTGCCTACAGCATCATCCCCACCAGCACCGGCGCCGCCAAAGCCGTGGGCCTGGTGCTGCCCAAGCTGAAGGGCAAGCTCGACGGCCTGGCCATGCGCGTGCCCGTGCCGGACGGCTCGATGACCGACCTGACCGTCATCCTGAAAAAGGAAGTGACCAAGGAGGAAATCAACGCCGCCCTGAAAGCTGCCGCCGAAGGCACCATGAAAGGCATCATCGAATACGTGACTGACCCGATTGTGAGCATCGACATTGTAGGCAATACCTACAGCTGCATCTTCGACTCGGAGCTGACTTCGGCCAACGGCACGCTGGCCAAAGTAATTGGCTGGTACGACAACGAAACCGGCTACTCGACCCGCACGGCTGACCTGATTCAGAAGCTCGGCGAGCAGATGAACGGCTAG
- a CDS encoding phytoene desaturase family protein, which translates to MPDSTYDAVVVGSGPNGLAAAIAMQQAGLSVLLIEGKNELGGGLRTAELTLPGFRHDICSAIHPLAAASPYFQTLPLARYGLDYLTPPVAAAHPFDDGTAAAVLTSIDATAATLGPDADAYRSLLAPLVAQWPSLVRDALGPLRFPPNPVALARFGLSALLPATVLARRLAGEKAKGLLAGMAAHSIQPLSNLTTSAIGLVLLMAAHRGGWPLARGGSQSLADALVGHFRALGGKVETGTFVRSLGQLPAARAVLLDVTPAQLLQIAGHSLSGIYQWQLRRYRYGMGVFKIDWALGAPIPFAAPECAQAGTVHLGGTLAEIAAGEQAAARGQHPARPFVLLAQQSLFDATRAPAGQHTAWAYCHVPNGSRQDMTAAIESQVERFAPGFRERILARHTFDPLQMQAHNPNYVGGDINGGVLDIGQLFTRPALRASNYRTSQRGLYLCSSATPPGGGVHGMCGYRAARLALRDVFGLDAPPLHGEG; encoded by the coding sequence ATGCCCGATTCTACCTATGATGCCGTCGTTGTCGGTTCCGGCCCCAATGGGCTGGCCGCCGCCATTGCCATGCAGCAGGCGGGCCTGTCGGTGCTGCTGATTGAAGGCAAGAACGAGCTGGGCGGCGGCCTGCGCACCGCCGAGCTGACGCTGCCCGGTTTCCGCCACGACATCTGCTCGGCCATTCACCCGTTGGCCGCCGCTTCGCCCTACTTCCAAACGCTGCCGCTGGCCCGGTACGGCCTCGACTACCTCACGCCGCCCGTGGCCGCCGCCCACCCCTTCGACGATGGCACCGCTGCGGCCGTCCTCACCTCCATTGACGCCACCGCCGCCACCCTCGGCCCCGACGCCGATGCCTACCGCAGCCTGCTGGCCCCGCTGGTGGCGCAGTGGCCCAGTCTTGTGCGCGACGCGCTGGGCCCGCTGCGTTTCCCGCCGAATCCGGTGGCGCTGGCCCGCTTTGGCCTGTCGGCGCTGTTGCCGGCCACGGTGCTGGCCCGTCGCCTCGCGGGCGAGAAAGCCAAAGGGCTGCTGGCCGGCATGGCCGCCCACAGCATTCAGCCGCTCAGCAACCTCACCACTTCAGCCATTGGCCTGGTGCTGCTGATGGCGGCGCACCGCGGCGGCTGGCCCCTGGCGCGGGGGGGCTCGCAGTCCCTTGCCGATGCGCTGGTGGGGCACTTCCGCGCCCTAGGCGGTAAAGTCGAAACGGGTACCTTCGTGCGCTCACTCGGGCAACTGCCCGCAGCCCGCGCCGTGCTGCTCGACGTAACGCCGGCGCAACTGCTCCAGATAGCCGGCCACAGCCTCTCCGGCATCTACCAGTGGCAGCTGCGGCGCTACCGCTACGGCATGGGCGTGTTCAAGATTGACTGGGCCTTGGGGGCGCCCATTCCCTTCGCGGCGCCCGAGTGCGCCCAGGCCGGCACCGTGCACCTGGGCGGCACGCTGGCCGAAATTGCCGCCGGCGAGCAGGCCGCCGCGCGCGGGCAGCACCCGGCCCGGCCCTTCGTGCTGCTGGCCCAGCAAAGCCTGTTCGACGCCACCCGCGCCCCGGCCGGGCAGCACACCGCCTGGGCCTACTGCCACGTGCCCAACGGCTCGCGCCAGGACATGACCGCCGCCATCGAAAGCCAGGTGGAGCGCTTCGCGCCGGGCTTCCGGGAGCGCATCCTCGCCCGCCACACCTTCGACCCGCTGCAGATGCAGGCCCACAACCCCAACTACGTGGGCGGCGACATCAACGGCGGCGTGCTCGACATCGGGCAACTGTTCACCCGCCCGGCTCTGCGCGCCTCCAACTACCGCACCTCGCAGCGCGGGCTGTACCTGTGTTCTTCAGCCACGCCGCCCGGCGGAGGCGTGCACGGCATGTGCGGCTACCGCGCCGCCCGCCTGGCCCTGCGCGACGTGTTTGGGCTGGACGCGCCGCCGCTGCACGGGGAGGGGTGA
- a CDS encoding excisionase family DNA-binding protein — MILSLAPEELNTLADQLKAVLLPLLIPASESGRGSMKLLTVDEVADNAGVVRKTVENWIASGKLRATADWGSDKRPLYRVSVAAFWEFYDNNPVIIRNARNRGRSVARKR, encoded by the coding sequence ATGATACTCTCCTTAGCCCCCGAAGAACTTAATACCCTTGCCGACCAACTGAAAGCGGTATTGTTGCCGCTGCTCATTCCAGCCTCTGAGAGCGGCCGGGGAAGCATGAAGCTACTCACAGTTGATGAGGTGGCCGATAATGCCGGGGTGGTGCGCAAAACCGTTGAAAACTGGATTGCAAGCGGTAAGCTGCGGGCCACGGCAGACTGGGGAAGCGACAAGCGGCCGTTATACCGGGTTTCGGTTGCTGCCTTTTGGGAGTTCTACGATAACAACCCAGTAATTATTCGCAATGCCCGTAACCGGGGGCGTTCCGTGGCACGGAAGCGATAA
- a CDS encoding universal stress protein, producing the protein MKNILVPTDFSAESHHAFEVAVRLAARTHGRVLLLHAVELPETANFSTYGGPVGGSELPNSRGSEEEVYVLKLLQATKIRMHRLVAEAAALAPEVPVQHVVRAARLREAIANMFEHHAVDLVVIGAQGHSASEHFFFGSNTERLVRTAPCPVLAVKHPAGEFRVQKLLFPSDFSAEADRALPELRRLLALFPEAVLHLLCVVADARQQPAALERIAAFAQRHQLGRYEPAATAAASPSAGITAFAQEMQADLVLLPTHGRTGLSRFLQASIAENVATHAFPPVLTFQLG; encoded by the coding sequence ATGAAAAACATTCTCGTTCCCACCGATTTCTCGGCCGAATCGCACCACGCTTTTGAGGTGGCCGTGCGCCTGGCGGCGCGCACCCACGGCCGCGTGCTGCTGCTGCACGCCGTGGAGCTGCCCGAAACGGCCAATTTCAGCACCTACGGCGGCCCGGTGGGCGGCTCCGAGCTGCCCAACAGCAGGGGCAGCGAGGAGGAAGTGTACGTGCTCAAGCTGTTGCAGGCCACTAAAATCCGGATGCACCGCCTCGTGGCCGAAGCCGCGGCCCTGGCGCCCGAGGTGCCGGTGCAGCACGTGGTACGGGCCGCCCGCCTGCGCGAGGCCATCGCCAACATGTTCGAGCACCACGCCGTCGACCTAGTGGTGATTGGCGCACAGGGCCATTCTGCTTCGGAGCATTTTTTCTTTGGCTCGAACACCGAGCGGCTGGTGCGCACGGCCCCCTGCCCGGTGCTGGCGGTGAAGCACCCGGCGGGCGAATTCCGGGTGCAGAAGCTGCTGTTTCCCTCCGACTTTTCGGCCGAGGCCGACCGGGCCCTGCCCGAGCTACGCCGCCTGCTGGCTCTGTTTCCCGAGGCCGTGCTGCACCTACTGTGCGTGGTGGCCGATGCCCGGCAGCAGCCGGCTGCGCTCGAAAGAATTGCCGCTTTTGCCCAGCGCCATCAGCTGGGCCGCTACGAGCCTGCCGCAACGGCGGCTGCCAGTCCCAGCGCCGGCATTACGGCTTTTGCGCAGGAAATGCAAGCCGATTTGGTGCTGCTGCCCACGCACGGTCGCACCGGGCTGAGCCGCTTCCTGCAAGCGAGCATTGCCGAAAACGTGGCCACCCACGCCTTCCCGCCGGTGCTCACGTTCCAGCTGGGTTAA